From Chloracidobacterium sp. N, the proteins below share one genomic window:
- a CDS encoding anti-phage-associated DUF499 domain-containing protein: MLTTVRQACRFNPAIHDYRMSQGVENLAGLIEGEGDGQAFFERNYVTQGMEQLFREGLLRLSGRSDQAVFELTQAMGGGKTHMMIALGLLARHPHLRPAVLPPDLLPRVDFDQARLAAFNGRNNPDHYLWGEIASQLGAAEAIRPYWVNGPRAVDQRLWKDIIGDTPTLILLDELPPYLDYASTQVFGQGTLANMVVYSLSSLMSAALELPRCAVVISNLSGSYQAQTRALREAISNLQQETRRQAMTITPVQLAGSEIYEILKKRLIDDLPGETVVAGVAEAYARQVKKAEDGGYIIASSLERLAEQIRETYPFHPSFKYLVALFKENEGFRQTRGLMQFTARLLKSVAERPTDDVFLIGAQHLNLNDDQVRDEIERIAPNLMPAVTHDIADHGNAVAERLDAEGNGDAAQQTMTLLLASSLSRAVGSRLGLSESEIVEFLMAPTRQPDEFMHALRRLRETAWYLHREDQRFFVRETENLSRQIERNAREIPQPRIDSALVNRLSGILQPVRRVAYQEVHVLPRLDELRLGGPRTLIVIKPDGKVPPAELQNFFDQQQEKNNLLVLTGQDSLLADAVEDRLRELYAIEQIHKRLRPGDTLYEEARDRLEDAEQRFAKALSAAYNRLHFPAQSPDGNNTLAAVTIDQGLKLGEGDQSAEMQIENLLAGPRADYKLVRELGRDNLDEYFAMAETYLWPSGANNRRTPWKDVVTRAKCLPVWPWMPGANGLETLKAEALKQGRWRLGEDGYIEKGPFPKDKATVNVSVIAVKADTGETILSLTPRHAGDSPVIYWSTRGDVAGMQPVSDLDNFITTEGTLYFWVKDTTGQHESAPPVRWLADLKIRHQVEPAGDMRLVHLEATPRAELYFTLDGSNPRDGRRYDGPFEIGPQACRLLVFARAGEATGTADFQIPAGSDRTVVIDDAKRARLHNKRIMLDTTDRVFGVIKRFHDRPDVRFRGVRIEIGTGEHTVTVRFQAREVTAAMIEGVVNSLRDILGDPDAMVNLAITDGIEFGDGFALKDFARLASLELKPGDVVQDEAG, from the coding sequence ATGCTGACAACCGTCAGGCAGGCCTGCCGATTCAATCCTGCCATCCACGATTACCGGATGAGCCAAGGCGTCGAGAATCTGGCCGGGTTGATTGAAGGCGAAGGTGACGGGCAGGCGTTCTTTGAGCGCAACTATGTCACGCAGGGCATGGAGCAGCTTTTCCGCGAGGGATTGCTGCGTCTGTCAGGCAGGTCCGATCAGGCGGTCTTCGAGCTGACCCAGGCCATGGGCGGCGGCAAGACGCACATGATGATCGCTCTGGGACTTTTGGCGCGTCACCCGCACCTGCGGCCTGCCGTGCTCCCTCCAGACCTGCTTCCCCGTGTGGATTTCGACCAGGCGCGCCTGGCCGCCTTCAACGGCCGCAATAACCCGGACCATTACCTCTGGGGCGAGATCGCCAGCCAGCTTGGCGCGGCGGAAGCCATCAGACCCTACTGGGTCAACGGCCCCAGGGCGGTGGATCAGCGGCTATGGAAAGACATCATTGGTGATACCCCCACGCTCATCCTGCTCGACGAACTGCCGCCCTACCTCGACTATGCCAGCACCCAGGTTTTCGGACAGGGCACGCTGGCCAACATGGTGGTCTATAGCCTCTCCAGCCTGATGAGTGCGGCGCTGGAACTGCCGCGGTGCGCGGTGGTCATCTCCAACCTGTCCGGCAGTTACCAGGCCCAAACCAGGGCGCTACGCGAAGCCATCTCCAACCTCCAGCAGGAAACGCGCCGGCAGGCGATGACCATCACGCCGGTGCAACTGGCCGGCAGCGAAATCTACGAGATTCTCAAAAAGCGCCTCATTGATGACCTGCCCGGTGAGACCGTCGTTGCCGGGGTGGCTGAAGCCTACGCCCGGCAGGTCAAAAAAGCCGAAGATGGCGGCTACATCATTGCCAGCAGCCTTGAGCGCCTTGCCGAGCAGATACGCGAAACCTACCCCTTTCACCCTTCCTTCAAGTACCTGGTGGCTCTTTTCAAGGAAAACGAGGGCTTTCGCCAGACGCGCGGCCTGATGCAGTTCACCGCCCGGTTGCTCAAAAGCGTCGCTGAGCGCCCGACGGATGATGTCTTCCTCATCGGCGCACAGCATCTGAACCTCAACGATGACCAGGTCAGGGATGAAATCGAGCGGATTGCACCCAACCTGATGCCGGCCGTAACCCACGACATCGCCGACCACGGCAACGCCGTTGCCGAACGCCTCGACGCCGAGGGGAACGGCGACGCCGCCCAACAGACCATGACTCTGCTTCTGGCTTCCAGCCTTTCCCGTGCCGTCGGCAGCCGGCTCGGCCTTTCCGAAAGCGAAATCGTCGAATTCCTGATGGCTCCCACGCGCCAGCCCGACGAATTCATGCACGCCCTGCGGCGGCTGCGCGAAACCGCCTGGTACCTGCACCGCGAGGACCAACGGTTCTTCGTCAGGGAAACCGAAAACCTGTCGCGCCAGATAGAGCGCAACGCCAGGGAAATCCCACAGCCCAGGATTGACAGCGCCCTTGTCAACCGGCTGTCCGGCATCCTGCAACCGGTGCGCCGGGTTGCCTACCAGGAAGTTCATGTCCTGCCCCGGCTCGACGAACTCAGACTGGGTGGGCCCCGAACCCTCATCGTCATCAAGCCCGATGGCAAGGTGCCCCCGGCCGAGCTGCAAAACTTCTTTGACCAGCAGCAGGAGAAAAACAACCTGCTCGTGCTGACCGGTCAGGACAGCCTGCTCGCCGATGCCGTCGAAGACCGTTTGCGCGAACTCTACGCCATCGAGCAAATCCACAAACGGCTCAGGCCGGGCGATACCCTCTACGAGGAAGCCCGCGACCGCCTGGAGGACGCCGAACAACGCTTCGCCAAGGCGCTGTCAGCCGCTTACAACCGCCTCCACTTCCCGGCGCAGTCCCCGGATGGGAACAACACCCTGGCGGCCGTGACCATTGATCAGGGCCTCAAACTCGGCGAGGGCGACCAGTCGGCCGAAATGCAAATCGAAAACCTGCTCGCCGGCCCCCGGGCCGACTACAAACTCGTCCGTGAACTCGGCCGCGATAACCTCGATGAATACTTCGCCATGGCCGAAACCTACCTCTGGCCCTCCGGTGCCAACAACCGCCGCACGCCGTGGAAGGATGTCGTCACCCGCGCCAAATGCCTGCCGGTCTGGCCATGGATGCCCGGCGCCAACGGCCTTGAAACCCTCAAGGCCGAGGCCCTCAAACAGGGACGTTGGCGGTTGGGCGAAGATGGCTACATCGAAAAGGGCCCCTTCCCCAAAGACAAGGCGACGGTCAACGTCTCGGTCATCGCCGTCAAGGCTGACACAGGCGAAACGATACTCAGCCTGACACCCCGCCACGCCGGCGACAGCCCCGTCATCTACTGGTCAACCCGGGGGGATGTCGCCGGGATGCAGCCGGTCAGCGACCTCGACAACTTCATCACCACGGAAGGAACCCTCTACTTCTGGGTCAAAGACACAACCGGCCAGCACGAAAGTGCGCCGCCCGTACGGTGGCTCGCCGACCTGAAAATCCGCCACCAGGTTGAACCTGCTGGGGACATGCGGCTGGTTCATCTCGAAGCCACGCCACGGGCCGAGCTGTACTTCACTCTGGACGGCTCCAATCCCAGAGATGGCCGGCGCTACGACGGCCCCTTCGAGATCGGCCCCCAGGCGTGCCGCCTGCTGGTCTTTGCGCGCGCCGGAGAAGCGACCGGAACGGCCGACTTCCAGATTCCGGCGGGCAGCGACCGGACGGTTGTCATTGACGATGCAAAGCGGGCGCGCCTGCACAACAAGCGCATCATGCTCGACACCACGGACCGCGTTTTTGGCGTCATCAAACGCTTTCACGACCGGCCGGATGTGCGTTTCAGGGGGGTCCGCATCGAGATTGGCACCGGGGAGCATACCGTGACCGTCCGCTTTCAGGCGCGGGAAGTCACGGCCGCCATGATCGAAGGCGTCGTCAACAGCCTGCGCGACATCCTGGGCGACCCGGATGCCATGGTCAATCTGGCGATCACGGATGGCATTGAGTTCGGCGACGGCTTTGCGCTGAAGGACTTCGCCAGACTCGCCAGCCTCGAACTCAAACCGGGTGATGTCGTGCAGGATGAAGCCGGATAA
- a CDS encoding anti-phage-associated DUF3780 domain-containing protein: MPQASSLDARPDTGQPAPVRHTLGFGVPATSDPHHFRVIIPRGSTGKVSIHEHLGLQAALGASAVIDRVVLDRSRWTAIRAEVQRAFNARLVAHGLRPSAWKVGENPVDRLLGKELCVLAWAVERMNPDRIPVAVRNWVALRPEERWWLFGMTAMATGGVLDAGRGWRAALEHALGDVVQSEMLEIRAHRSHRLHEDSQPRLNLFGDDPL, translated from the coding sequence ATGCCACAAGCCTCGTCCCTGGATGCCCGCCCCGACACCGGCCAGCCAGCACCGGTACGGCATACCCTGGGCTTTGGTGTGCCAGCAACCTCCGACCCGCATCACTTCCGGGTGATCATTCCCAGAGGCAGCACGGGCAAGGTGAGCATCCACGAGCACCTTGGTTTGCAGGCCGCGCTGGGCGCCAGCGCCGTCATTGACCGGGTGGTTCTCGACCGTTCACGCTGGACGGCCATCCGCGCCGAAGTGCAACGGGCCTTCAATGCGCGGCTGGTTGCCCATGGTCTCAGGCCCAGCGCGTGGAAGGTTGGCGAAAACCCCGTGGATCGCCTGCTTGGCAAAGAACTGTGTGTCCTCGCCTGGGCCGTGGAGCGGATGAACCCCGACCGCATTCCCGTTGCCGTGCGCAACTGGGTGGCGCTGCGGCCCGAAGAACGCTGGTGGTTGTTCGGCATGACGGCCATGGCCACCGGGGGCGTTCTGGACGCCGGCAGGGGCTGGCGCGCTGCGCTGGAGCATGCGCTGGGGGATGTCGTCCAGAGCGAGATGCTGGAAATCCGTGCCCATCGCAGCCATCGTTTGCATGAAGACAGCCAGCCCCGGTTGAACCTGTTTGGCGATGACCCCCTATGA
- a CDS encoding TIGR04255 family protein, which produces MNPLPKRLRKEPLIEVLWQLQFQGNQGVGDLLSGILFSQLKKEHPQIEWRRLAAADIPAPIAQSDPNLRFAPKMLMEAPHTPFIWQIGNRVLTLNCCKPYVGWDRFKEAVLALTHIVEDSGLLPNPQRHSLRYIDFLQGELAANLSALKLSLRLGDFDINGDIQLRLEIPDGEYRHVVQVATPMPLNLPGENSTGTIIDLETLPANAPADCEALRAQLDHLHDHLKSLFFRQVLTEATIQKLEPEY; this is translated from the coding sequence ATGAACCCGCTTCCCAAACGTCTCAGGAAAGAACCCCTTATCGAAGTGCTCTGGCAGTTGCAGTTTCAGGGCAACCAGGGTGTCGGCGATCTGTTGTCGGGCATTCTTTTCAGCCAACTGAAAAAAGAGCATCCCCAAATCGAGTGGCGACGCCTCGCTGCGGCAGACATCCCGGCACCCATTGCGCAAAGCGACCCCAACCTGCGGTTCGCACCCAAAATGTTGATGGAAGCCCCCCACACGCCGTTTATCTGGCAGATCGGCAACCGCGTCCTCACCCTCAACTGCTGCAAACCATACGTGGGCTGGGACCGGTTCAAAGAGGCTGTCCTGGCGCTGACGCATATCGTCGAAGACAGTGGATTACTTCCAAACCCACAGCGTCATTCGCTGCGCTATATTGACTTTTTGCAAGGTGAACTGGCAGCGAACCTCTCGGCGCTGAAGTTGTCCCTCCGGCTCGGCGATTTCGACATCAACGGTGACATACAGTTGCGTCTGGAAATACCTGATGGAGAATACCGGCACGTCGTGCAGGTGGCCACTCCCATGCCACTCAATCTGCCGGGAGAGAACTCCACCGGCACCATTATTGACCTGGAAACCCTGCCGGCAAATGCGCCGGCTGACTGTGAAGCTCTACGCGCACAGCTCGACCATCTGCACGACCACTTGAAGTCCCTGTTTTTCCGCCAGGTATTGACCGAAGCCACCATCCAGAAGCTTGAGCCGGAGTATTGA
- a CDS encoding transposase, whose translation MASGKEANGEWRMVQNPLFAIPYSLLTTRYWLLATRYRKKGRSDSFRYPDPKGIKLDQANSRIFLPKLGWLRYRNSREVLGTVKNVTVSQSCGKWLVSIQTEREVETSRPKGGTVGIDLGIAHFATLSDGTFFAPLNSFKRHEVALRKAQQSLSRKVKGSHNRKKALARVQKIHVRIANVRRDFLHKVSTAISKNHAVVAIEDLKVGNMSRSAAGTADAPGKNVHTKSGLNKSILDQGWYGFRRMLEYKLSWKGGRLVAVPPQNTSRTCPGCGHVSADNRQTQARFVCVACGYENNADVVGAINILSRGIQRLRDEGQDTANALVGMQVDWLPVSARMACGSNCIGSRKQEPAETTARGAIRA comes from the coding sequence GTGGCGAGTGGTAAGGAAGCGAATGGCGAATGGCGAATGGTTCAGAACCCGCTATTCGCTATTCCCTATTCGCTACTCACTACTCGCTACTGGCTACTGGCTACTCGCTACAGGAAGAAAGGCCGGTCAGATAGCTTTCGTTACCCCGACCCAAAAGGGATCAAGCTTGACCAGGCCAACAGCCGTATTTTTCTGCCCAAGCTTGGATGGTTGCGCTACCGCAACAGCCGGGAAGTGCTGGGCACAGTGAAAAACGTCACCGTCAGCCAGTCTTGCGGCAAGTGGTTGGTGTCAATTCAGACCGAACGTGAAGTTGAGACGTCCCGACCAAAGGGAGGCACGGTTGGGATTGATCTGGGTATTGCCCACTTTGCTACGCTTTCGGACGGCACGTTCTTTGCTCCGCTCAACAGCTTCAAGCGGCATGAGGTAGCCTTGCGCAAGGCACAACAATCGCTCTCCCGTAAAGTCAAAGGCAGCCACAACCGAAAGAAGGCGCTAGCCCGCGTCCAGAAGATTCACGTTCGTATTGCCAATGTCCGGCGCGATTTCCTGCACAAGGTCTCGACGGCGATAAGCAAAAACCACGCGGTCGTAGCCATCGAAGACCTGAAGGTGGGCAATATGTCCCGGTCGGCGGCAGGTACGGCCGATGCTCCGGGGAAGAATGTCCATACCAAGTCAGGGCTGAATAAGTCCATCCTCGACCAGGGTTGGTACGGGTTCCGTCGTATGCTGGAGTACAAGCTGTCCTGGAAGGGCGGACGCCTTGTTGCCGTGCCGCCGCAGAACACCAGTCGCACTTGCCCAGGCTGCGGCCACGTGTCGGCGGACAACCGCCAGACCCAAGCCCGGTTCGTATGCGTGGCGTGCGGCTATGAGAATAACGCCGACGTTGTTGGCGCGATCAACATCCTTTCTCGCGGGATACAACGATTGCGGGACGAAGGGCAGGACACGGCCAACGCTTTGGTCGGGATGCAGGTGGACTGGCTGCCTGTGTCAGCCCGGATGGCCTGTGGATCGAACTGCATAGGCAGTCGGAAGCAGGAACCCGCCGAGACGACGGCGCGTGGAGCGATCCGTGCGTAG
- a CDS encoding anti-phage-associated DUF1156 domain-containing protein — protein sequence MTYSLTPLALKDAPALIETVFPAQKVSFEAQAERKAVAAQTLTGLGSYWKGRKPLILVRAIVLGCLLPPTGDTEADLDVFERLLAFDDEGLARRALAANAFSAARLQEMLTIRDPQRYFSGRGWRRDITDDDKLTLYRRALATLPSYEAKASLGKRPEEVNPDWLYAPVWPVVNRHYAHLGIEAHSFPELIEQLGILRYGHRPRVGDTFCGGGSIPFEAARLGCDVYASDLNPVACMLTWGALNIIGASPERRAEIEQAQREVAAAVDAEITRLGIEHDEQGNRAKAYLYCLEARCPETGWWVPLAPSWVISRTRRVIARLKPDHAGKRFDIEIVSGVSEKELKAAERGTVQDGEMVYQLDGKTYRTPIKTLRGDYRLPDGSTANRLRRWEKTDFKPRPDDIFQERLYCIQWIRRGGQAEGRPPAARQETFFAAPTGADMERERRVEAIVAGNLARWQAEGLVPDMPIEPGEETTRLFRERGWTYWHHLFNARQLLSMALTIQEWRTSQVANVGWINIAKMLNFYAKLCQWLPTQGEGGPKHVFYNQALNVFYNYAVRGFVRFTPDFFELSRVTMPDVKREIVSVPANHPQQHCEFWIADPPYADAVNYHEITEFFIAWLRKNPPKPFDEWVWDSRRALAIKGSGAEFRRGMVAAYRAMAAHMPDNGVQCVMFTHQDTGVWSDLIAIFWAAGLQVVAAWYIATETTSELKQGGYVQGTVILMLRKRAPGERQGFRQRLLPQVRQEVQRQMETMLHLNERVAAQHGAPVWNDADLQMAGYAAALKVLTACTHIGGEEVTAFALRPRTRREVTVVDDMVQQAAETASNLLVPEGLSPDTWGRLTGIERFYCRMLEMEAAGAHKLDNYQNFAKAFHVEDYSQVMGDMRPNQARVKRVSEFAGRDLTEATELGRSRLGRLILGLQQMLRETEARVVVEQFKREMDDFLDVRLLLAEVSAFLARKSPEQPVREAAEVLAARLKNLRFGE from the coding sequence TTGACGTACTCCCTCACCCCGCTGGCGCTCAAGGATGCCCCGGCGCTGATTGAAACCGTCTTCCCGGCGCAGAAGGTTTCCTTCGAGGCGCAGGCGGAACGCAAGGCAGTCGCGGCGCAGACCTTGACGGGTCTCGGTTCCTACTGGAAAGGCAGAAAGCCCCTGATCCTTGTGCGCGCCATCGTGCTGGGCTGCCTTCTGCCCCCCACGGGCGACACCGAAGCCGACCTCGATGTGTTCGAGCGGTTGCTGGCCTTCGATGACGAAGGGCTGGCCCGCCGGGCGCTCGCCGCCAACGCCTTCTCCGCCGCCAGACTCCAGGAAATGCTGACCATCCGTGACCCGCAACGCTACTTCAGCGGACGCGGCTGGCGACGGGACATCACGGATGACGACAAACTCACCCTCTACCGCCGGGCGCTGGCCACCCTGCCAAGCTACGAAGCCAAAGCCAGCCTCGGCAAGCGTCCCGAAGAAGTCAATCCCGACTGGCTCTACGCCCCGGTCTGGCCCGTCGTCAACCGCCACTACGCGCACCTTGGCATCGAGGCGCATTCGTTCCCGGAACTCATCGAACAACTGGGCATCCTGCGCTACGGCCATCGCCCGCGTGTCGGCGACACCTTCTGCGGCGGCGGCTCCATTCCGTTCGAGGCGGCGCGGCTGGGCTGTGATGTCTATGCCAGCGACCTGAACCCGGTAGCCTGCATGCTCACCTGGGGGGCGCTCAACATCATCGGCGCCAGTCCCGAACGCCGGGCCGAAATCGAGCAGGCGCAACGCGAAGTGGCCGCCGCAGTGGATGCCGAGATTACCCGGCTGGGCATCGAGCACGATGAGCAGGGCAACCGCGCCAAGGCCTATCTCTACTGCCTGGAAGCGCGCTGCCCCGAAACCGGCTGGTGGGTGCCGCTTGCGCCCTCGTGGGTCATTTCCAGAACGCGCCGTGTCATCGCCCGCCTCAAGCCCGATCACGCCGGCAAACGCTTTGACATCGAAATTGTCAGCGGCGTGAGTGAGAAGGAACTCAAGGCCGCCGAGCGCGGCACGGTGCAGGATGGCGAGATGGTCTATCAGCTTGATGGCAAAACCTACCGCACGCCGATCAAGACCCTGCGCGGCGACTACCGGCTGCCCGATGGATCAACTGCCAACCGCCTGCGCCGCTGGGAGAAAACCGATTTCAAGCCCCGGCCGGATGACATCTTCCAGGAGCGGCTCTACTGCATCCAGTGGATCAGGCGGGGCGGACAGGCGGAGGGCCGTCCGCCCGCTGCCCGGCAGGAAACCTTCTTTGCCGCGCCGACCGGGGCTGACATGGAGCGCGAGCGCCGTGTGGAAGCCATCGTGGCCGGGAATCTTGCGCGCTGGCAGGCGGAAGGACTCGTGCCCGACATGCCCATCGAGCCGGGGGAAGAAACGACGCGCCTATTCCGCGAGCGCGGCTGGACGTATTGGCATCATTTGTTCAATGCGCGGCAGTTGTTATCAATGGCGCTGACGATCCAAGAATGGCGAACCTCACAAGTGGCTAATGTAGGCTGGATCAACATAGCCAAGATGCTGAATTTCTACGCCAAGCTTTGTCAGTGGTTGCCGACCCAAGGCGAAGGTGGCCCTAAGCACGTTTTCTACAACCAGGCACTCAACGTTTTTTACAACTACGCCGTGCGAGGCTTTGTTCGATTCACACCAGATTTCTTCGAGTTAAGTAGGGTGACGATGCCGGATGTAAAGCGCGAGATCGTCTCTGTCCCAGCCAATCATCCTCAACAGCACTGCGAATTCTGGATCGCCGACCCACCCTACGCCGACGCCGTCAACTACCACGAGATCACCGAATTCTTCATTGCCTGGCTGAGGAAGAACCCGCCCAAGCCCTTCGACGAATGGGTGTGGGATTCGCGCCGGGCGCTCGCCATCAAGGGTTCCGGCGCAGAGTTCCGGCGCGGCATGGTGGCCGCCTACCGGGCCATGGCCGCGCACATGCCGGACAACGGCGTGCAGTGCGTCATGTTCACGCACCAGGACACCGGCGTGTGGAGCGATCTCATTGCGATTTTCTGGGCGGCGGGACTGCAGGTGGTGGCCGCATGGTACATCGCCACGGAGACCACTTCCGAACTCAAGCAGGGCGGCTACGTACAGGGGACGGTCATCCTGATGCTCAGGAAGCGCGCCCCCGGCGAGCGGCAGGGTTTCAGGCAGCGGCTTCTGCCGCAGGTACGGCAGGAAGTCCAGCGGCAGATGGAAACCATGCTGCACCTGAACGAACGGGTGGCGGCGCAGCATGGCGCGCCGGTGTGGAACGACGCCGACCTGCAGATGGCGGGCTATGCGGCGGCGCTGAAGGTGCTGACGGCATGCACGCACATTGGCGGCGAGGAGGTGACGGCCTTTGCCCTGCGCCCGCGCACCCGGCGGGAAGTGACGGTTGTGGATGACATGGTGCAACAGGCGGCGGAGACCGCCTCGAACCTTCTGGTGCCCGAAGGGCTGTCGCCGGACACCTGGGGCCGTCTCACCGGCATCGAGCGGTTCTACTGCCGCATGCTGGAGATGGAGGCGGCTGGCGCGCACAAGCTCGACAACTACCAGAACTTCGCCAAGGCCTTTCACGTGGAGGACTACAGTCAGGTGATGGGCGATATGCGCCCGAATCAGGCGCGTGTGAAGCGCGTCAGTGAATTTGCCGGACGTGACTTGACCGAGGCGACGGAACTGGGGCGCAGCCGGCTGGGGCGGCTCATTCTGGGTTTGCAGCAGATGCTTCGGGAGACTGAGGCGCGGGTTGTTGTGGAGCAGTTCAAGCGGGAGATGGATGATTTTCTGGACGTACGCCTGCTGCTGGCGGAGGTGTCGGCGTTTCTGGCGCGCAAGTCACCGGAGCAGCCCGTACGCGAGGCGGCCGAGGTCCTGGCCGCACGGCTGAAGAATTTGCGCTTCGGCGAGTGA
- a CDS encoding SAM-dependent methyltransferase, whose protein sequence is MQADYLDAHERHWEDAEHLFQSGRWANADHLYGLAAECGLKKLMLAFGMSYDTSRDRPDNKKDRVHADGVWARFESYRCRRPQGARYVLAVPNPFSDWHISQRYAHQSNFGQDRVQKHQAGAASVRRLIRQAQKEGLI, encoded by the coding sequence GTGCAGGCGGATTATCTGGATGCGCATGAACGCCACTGGGAGGATGCGGAGCATCTCTTCCAATCCGGCCGCTGGGCGAATGCAGATCATCTCTATGGTTTGGCAGCCGAATGCGGCCTGAAGAAGTTGATGCTGGCCTTTGGCATGTCTTATGACACCAGCCGGGATCGGCCCGACAACAAAAAAGACCGGGTGCACGCTGATGGTGTTTGGGCGCGCTTCGAGAGTTATCGCTGCCGTCGCCCCCAGGGCGCCCGTTACGTTCTGGCTGTCCCGAACCCTTTCAGCGATTGGCATATTTCGCAACGCTATGCCCATCAATCGAACTTCGGACAGGACCGTGTACAGAAACACCAAGCCGGAGCCGCTTCTGTCCGCCGGCTCATCAGGCAGGCACAAAAGGAAGGACTGATATGA
- a CDS encoding KGGVGR-motif variant AAA ATPase, with the protein MTTFDQILPVSAEVLAEHREQIEPLDWLVINRDLNGRVRLIAPEAVESHGAQRAFLQMLSQQLASRLGPHACSAEPGVLYEATRDEACLGASSYPLEGFGKVWMVDRLATEGNWAQIAPETEGTPRMVFFSIKGGVGRSTALAACAWKLAQLGKRVLVLDLDLESPGLSSSLLPLERQPAYGITDWLVEDLVDNAASVFDGLFATSELSRDGQIYVVPAHGQDPGEYVAKLGRVWMPKVSHDGARESWSARLQRLLRELEERIQPDVVLMDSRAGIDEVASACVTDLGANLVLLFAVDSHQTWKGYRILFEHWLRAGVAERIRERLQIVAALTPELDPAAYLANLRERAHALFLETLYDEIRPSEADGWNFDLSDELAPHMPWAVRWHLGFAALHTLHGRFARIAEEEVRHVFGNMIGRILRSLGWSDGYPG; encoded by the coding sequence ATGACGACCTTCGATCAGATTCTGCCTGTATCGGCTGAGGTGCTGGCGGAGCATCGTGAACAGATCGAACCGCTGGACTGGCTGGTGATCAATCGGGACCTCAACGGCCGTGTACGGCTTATCGCCCCGGAGGCGGTTGAGAGCCATGGCGCGCAACGCGCATTCCTTCAGATGCTCTCCCAACAGCTCGCCTCCCGCCTTGGCCCACATGCCTGTTCCGCTGAGCCCGGCGTGCTGTATGAGGCAACCCGGGATGAGGCTTGTCTGGGGGCATCCAGCTACCCGCTGGAAGGTTTCGGCAAGGTCTGGATGGTTGACCGGCTGGCGACGGAAGGCAACTGGGCGCAGATTGCTCCCGAAACGGAAGGCACGCCCCGTATGGTGTTTTTCTCGATCAAGGGTGGCGTCGGGCGCTCAACTGCACTGGCCGCCTGTGCCTGGAAGCTTGCTCAATTGGGCAAGCGCGTTTTGGTACTCGACCTGGACCTCGAATCGCCGGGGCTGTCGTCCAGCCTGTTGCCTCTGGAGCGCCAGCCGGCGTATGGCATCACCGACTGGCTGGTGGAAGACCTGGTGGATAATGCCGCCAGTGTGTTCGATGGACTGTTTGCCACAAGTGAGTTGTCACGGGACGGGCAAATCTATGTCGTGCCGGCCCACGGGCAGGACCCCGGTGAATATGTAGCCAAGCTGGGGCGGGTGTGGATGCCCAAGGTCAGCCACGATGGCGCCCGTGAGTCCTGGTCTGCCCGCTTGCAGCGGCTGTTGCGGGAACTGGAGGAACGTATCCAGCCGGATGTCGTGCTGATGGATTCGCGGGCTGGCATTGACGAGGTGGCGTCGGCCTGCGTTACCGATCTGGGCGCCAATCTGGTACTGCTCTTTGCCGTGGATAGCCATCAGACGTGGAAGGGATACCGGATTCTGTTCGAGCACTGGCTGCGGGCTGGCGTCGCCGAGCGCATCCGTGAACGGCTGCAAATCGTGGCGGCGCTCACCCCGGAGCTTGATCCTGCGGCTTACCTTGCCAACCTGCGCGAGCGTGCCCACGCCCTTTTTCTTGAAACACTGTACGACGAGATCAGACCTTCGGAAGCCGATGGCTGGAATTTTGATCTGTCCGACGAACTGGCGCCCCACATGCCGTGGGCGGTGCGCTGGCATCTGGGTTTTGCCGCCTTGCACACGTTGCATGGGAGGTTTGCCCGAATCGCAGAGGAAGAGGTCCGGCATGTGTTCGGGAATATGATCGGCCGAATCTTGCGCTCTTTGGGTTGGTCTGATGGCTATCCAGGGTGA